From the genome of Pungitius pungitius chromosome 21, fPunPun2.1, whole genome shotgun sequence, one region includes:
- the trim8b gene encoding E3 ubiquitin-protein ligase TRIM8b, whose amino-acid sequence MPARTMMTSDMAETWRNCFEEELICPICLHVFSDPIQLPCKHNFCRGCISEAWAKESSLARCPECNHAYAQKPSLEKNHKLSNIVEKYNALSVEKPAAPALQCILCRRGPPLPAVKVCLRCNAPCCQSHVQTHLQQPCSALGHLLVEAEAVKAWTCLQHDEYRLYHCEAEQTAVCQYCCFARCHPSHGHAVTDVELRRNDIRQSLLRQQERVEERVQEIEEQLCKLDSDKCVVEDRVCELKEEVRLQYQRMHQLLEEDLGRTLEALDRAQARFCQENAAQVLALGEQRHEAQKLLSSIHTAFSKAEELSFMKNTKPVKILTDRSQTCVGSSLPPYKVGNLNSKLFLSEISKREKSLKRMLEAPLTPPSTFLQSVPAHPSGQSAASGAEKRKHSTAFPEGNGSVGKMATSGFKDSSSSSSSSSSAKQPYLGSGPASGEGQSTNQQPLGPCGPPHMSESGGTGSAGGSLTSHHSASVFGSSHFPPGGSSSSHSSQQAVLPQYGGRKILVCTMDNCYCSGVPSVSGHRGHPPYPRSGSFPWVSTQDYPPPPGLASGGPSMQGLAVRDWIDASQTHRHADFYGLYGQPSTKHYVTS is encoded by the exons ATGCCTGCTCGCACCATGATGACCTCTGACATGGCGGAGACGTGGAGGAACTGTTTCGAGGAGGAGCTCATCTGCCCCATCTGCCTGCACGTCTTCTCCGATCCCATCCAGCTGCCCTGCAAGCACAACTTCTGCCGGGGCTGCATCAGCGAGGCCTGGGCCAAGGAGTCCTCGCTGGCCCGCTGCCCCGAGTGCAACCACGCGTACGCCCAGAAGCCCAGCCTGGAGAAGAACCACAAGCTGTCCAACATCGTGGAGAAGTACAACGCCCTGAGCGTGGAGAAGCCCGCCGCGCCGGCGCTGCAGTGCATCCTGTGCCGCCGAGGCCCCCCGCTCCCCGCCGTGAAGGTGTGCCTGCGCTGCAACGCCCCGTGCTGCCAGTCCCACGTCCAGACCCACCTGCAGCAGCCCTGCTCGGCCCTCGGCCACCTGCtggtggaggcggaggcggtGAAGGCCTGGACCTGCCTGCAGCACGACGAGTACCGGCTGTACCACTGCGAGGCCGAGCAGACGGCCGTGTGCCAGTACTGCTGCTTCGCCCGCTGCCACCCGAGCCACGGCCACGCCGTCACCGACGTGGAGCTGAGGCGCAACGACATCAGG cAAAGCCTGTTGAGGCAGCAGGAGCGCGTGGAGGAACGAGTGCAGGAGATCGAGGAGCAGCTGTGCAAACTCGACTCTGACAAGTGTGTGGTGGAG gaccGGGTGTGTGAGCTCAAGGAGGAGGTGCGTCTGCAGTACCAGCGGATGCAccagctcctggaggaggatCTCGGCAGGACACTGGAGGCTCTGGACCGGGCTCAGGCTCGGTTCTGCCAGGAGAACGCGGCCCAGGTTTTAGCGCTGGGCGAGCAGCGCCACGAGGCCCAGAAGCTGCTGAGCTCCATCCACACGGCCTTCAGCAAGGCGGAGGAACTGAGCTTCATGAAGAACACCAAGCCTGTTAAGATCCTCACTGACAG GTCTCAGACCTGTGTGGGCAGCAGCCTCCCGCCGTACAAAGTGGGGAATCTCAACTCCAAACTATTCCTCTCTGAAAtctcaaagagagagaagagcttGAAGAGAATGCTAGAAG cccccctcacccctccctccaccttccTGCAGTCTGTTCCTGCGCATCCCAGCGGTCAGAGCGCTGCTTCTGGAGCAGAGAAACGGAAACATTCCACGGCCTTCCCAGAGGGAAATGGGAGCGTCGGAAAGATGGCCACATCGGGCTTCAaggactcctcttcctcctcctcctcctcctcgtcagcCAAACAGCCCTACCTGGGCTCCGGCCCGGCCTCCGGAGAAGGTCAGTCCACCAATCAGCAGCCTCTCGGCCCCTGCGGCCCGCCGCACATGAGCGAGAGCGGCGGGACAGGAAGCGCCGGCGGCTCCCTGACCAGCCACCATTCGGCCTCCGTGTTCGGCTCCTCCCACTTCCCCCCCGGGGGCAGcagctcctcccactcctcccagCAGGCCGTGCTGCCTCAGTACGGCGGGCGTAAGATCCTGGTGTGCACCATGGATAACTGCTACTGCTCCGGGGTGCCCTCGGTGTCGGGGCACCGCGGGCACCCCCCCTACCCGCGCTCGGGCTCCTTCCCCTGGGTCAGCACCCAGgactacccccctccccccggcctGGCCTCCGGGGGGCCGTCCATGCAGGGCTTGGCAGTGAGGGACTGGATCGACGCCTCGCAGACGCACAGACATGCTGATTTCTACGGGCTGTATGGGCAGCCCTCCACAAAGCACTATGTCACCAGTTAA
- the arl3b gene encoding ADP-ribosylation factor-like protein 3, with product MGLLSILRKLKSTPDQEVRILLLGLDNGGKTTLLKQLASEDISHITPTQGFNIKSVQSQGFKLNVWDIGGQRKIRPYWRNYFENTDVLIYVIDSADRKRFEETGQELAELLDEEKLSGVPVLIFANKQDLLTAAPASEIAEGLNLHTIRDRMWQIQSCSALTGEGIQEGMNWVCKSVNSKKK from the exons ATG GGATTGCTGTCCATCCTGCGGAAGCTAAAGAGCACACCGGACCAGGAGGTTAGGATTCTGCTGCTGGGGTTGGACAACGGTGGGAAGACCACTTTGCTCAAACAGCTGGCATCTGAGGACATCAGCCACATCACCCCCACGCAG GGATTCAACATAAAGAGCGTCCAGTCTCAGGGTTTCAAACTCAATGTTTGGGACATTGGAGGCCAGCGGAAGATCAGGCCGTACTGGAGAAACTACTTTGAAAACACTGATGTTCTG ATTTATGTCATTGACAGTGCTGACAGGAAGAGATTTGAGGAGACGGGTCAG GAGCTGGCCGAGTTGTTGGATGAGGAGAAGTTGAGCGGCGTTCCTGTGCTGATCTTTGCAAACAAGCAGGACCTGCTGACGGCGGCCCCCGCCTCCGAGATCGCAGAGGGTCTCAATCTGCACACCATCCGGGATCGCATGTGGCAGATCCAGTCCTGCTCCGCCCTCACAGGTGAAGGGATTCAG GAGGGCATGAACTGGGTGTGTAAGAGCGTCAACTCCAAGAAAAAATAG
- the sfxn2 gene encoding sideroflexin-2: MDSRSFDVDAPRWDQSTFMGRLNHFFNVTDWRTVVLPDSRLDEAKALVAQCRGGSVPPGTTEEQLHYAKKLYDSAFHPDTGDRMNLIGRMSFQVPGGMAITGFMLQFYRTVPAVVFWQWVNQSFNALVNYTNRNAASPITPKQIGVAYVTATSTALATAVGLNLYTKKAPPLVARWVPFAAVASANCVNVPMMRQQEILNGIAVTDENGNKLGHSTRAAVKGITQVVVSRITMAAPGMIILPIIMQRMEKYKFMQRITVLHGPLQVLLVGGFLVFMVPAACSLFPQRCSMDVSKLEPQLRDSIVSRYGDAVQRVYFNKGL, translated from the exons ATGGATTCGAGGTCATTCGACGTCGACGCGCCGCGATGGGATCAGTCGACGTTCATGGGCCGACTCAATCACTTCTTCAACGTCACGGACTGGAGAACCGTGGTGCTGCCCGACTCGCGCCTGGATGAGGCCAAAGCTTTAGTAGCACAATGCAG GGGGGGCTCCGTCCCTCCCGGCACCACCGAGGAGCAGCTCCACTACGCCAAGAAGCTGTACGACTCGGCCTTCCACCCCGACACCGGGGACCGCATGAACCTCATCGGCCGCATGTCCTTCCAGGTGCCCGGAGGCATGGCCATCACCGGCTTCATGCTGCAGTTCTACAG AACAGTGCCTGCTGTGGTGTTCTGGCAGTGGGTGAATCAGTCCTTCAACGCTTTGGTCAACTACACGAACCGTAACGCCGCCTCCCCCATCACCCCCAA GCAGATTGGGGTGGCCTACGTCACCGCGACCAGCACCGCGTTGGCAACCGCAGTGGGACTCAACCTCTACACAaag AAAGCTCCTCCTCTCGTGGCTCGCTGGGTCCCGTTTGCAGCCGTGGCCTCTGCAAACTGCGTCAACGTCCCCATGATGAGACAACA ggAAATTCTGAACGGTATTGCAGTCACGGACGAGAATGGCAACAAACTGGGCCACTCCACG AGAGCAGCGGTGAAAGGCATCACGCAGGTGGTCGTCTCTCGGATCACGATGGCTGCACCAGGCATGA TCATCCTGCCCATCATCATGCAGAGGATGGAAAAATACAAGTTCATGCAG AGAATCACGGTTCTCCACGGGCCCCTTCAGGTCCTGTTGGTGGGAGGGTT TTTGGTCTTCATGGTGCCGGCTGCCTGCTCCCTGTTCCCTCAGAGATG CTCGATGGACGTGTCCAAGCTGGAGCCCCAGCTGAGAGACTCCATCGTGTCTCGCTATGGAGACGCTGTACAACGCGTCTACTTCAACAAAGGCCTCTGA
- the timp2a gene encoding metalloproteinase inhibitor 2a, translating to MPFSVNGVLCALALLLLWRAEELAEACSCAPVHPQQAFCNADVVIRAKVVGVREVNSGNDVYGNPIKRIQYEIKQIKMFKGPTRDMEAVFTAPMSAVCGVTLDVDGKKEYLISGKAEADGSMHVTLCDYIMLWDSLSNTQKKGLSQRYEMGCECKIVRCPTLPCEISAPEECLWTDLMIEKQVHGRQANHYACVKRSDGSCSWYRGIASPKKEFLDTDNP from the exons atgccGTTTTCCGTTAACGGCGTCCTGTGCGCGctcgcgctgctgctgctgtggcgcGCGGAGGAGCTCGCGGAGGCGTGCAGCTGCGCTCCGGTTCACCCGCAGCAGGCGTTCTGCAACGCCGACGTGG TGATCCGAGCAAAGGTGGTGGGAGTGAGAGAGGTGAATTCTGGGAATGATGTCTACGGGAACCCCATCAAGAGGATCCAGTATGAGATCAAACAGATCAag ATGTTCAAGGGGCCCACCCGGGACATGGAGGCGGTCTTCACTGCTCCCATGTCTGCTGTCTGTGGCGTCACGCTGGATGTCGACGGCAAGAAGGAGTACCTGATCTCAG GCAAAGCCGAGGCCGACGGGAGCATGCACGTGACCCTGTGTGATTACATCATGCTCTGGGACTCCTTGAGCAACACCCAGAAGAAGGGGCTCAGCCAGCGCTACGAGATGGGCTGCGAATGCAAG ATTGTGCGCTGCCCCACGCTGCCCTGCGAGATCTCGGCCCCTGAGGAGTGTCTGTGGACGGACCTGATGATCGAGAAGCAGGTGCACGGGCGCCAGGCCAACCACTACGCCTGCGTCAAGAGGTCGGACGGCTCGTGCTCCTGGTACCGCGGCATCGCGTCGCCCAAGAAGGAGTTCCTGGACACCGACAACCCGTAG